The Niastella koreensis GR20-10 genome includes a window with the following:
- a CDS encoding ArsR/SmtB family transcription factor, whose amino-acid sequence MNLRRDVFQAIADPTRRAILLLVASQSMTAGAIAANFDTARPTVSKHLQILTECELLEQTQNGREIYYHINANKMKEVDDFVENFRKMWDDRFNKIESIMKKYKSK is encoded by the coding sequence ATGAACCTGCGAAGAGACGTTTTTCAGGCAATAGCCGATCCAACGAGGAGAGCCATCTTATTATTGGTGGCTTCCCAGTCAATGACTGCCGGCGCCATAGCCGCTAACTTCGATACGGCGCGGCCTACGGTTTCAAAACACCTGCAAATACTCACGGAATGCGAGTTGTTGGAGCAAACGCAGAATGGCCGCGAGATCTACTATCACATCAATGCTAATAAAATGAAAGAGGTGGATGACTTTGTAGAGAACTTTCGCAAAATGTGGGATGACCGTTTTAACAAGATTGAATCCATCATGAAAAAATACAAAAGCAAATAA
- a CDS encoding SRPBCC family protein, translated as MERKTKINAETGKQELVITREFDLPLDLLFRAYIEPEIIEQWMGTKVLKFDCKKHGSYQLETTDPKGNKHGFNGVIHEYVPEKKISRTFEMENTPFGIQLEIYEFEPITDETSKLTMHVIYESVEQRDQVLKLPFAQGINMAHNRIEEVLRQLK; from the coding sequence ATGGAACGCAAAACAAAGATCAATGCCGAAACCGGCAAGCAGGAACTGGTGATCACCCGCGAGTTTGATCTGCCATTAGACTTGCTTTTCAGAGCTTATATAGAACCTGAGATCATTGAACAATGGATGGGAACCAAAGTGTTGAAATTCGATTGTAAAAAGCACGGCAGCTATCAGTTGGAAACAACCGATCCCAAAGGGAACAAACACGGGTTCAATGGCGTGATCCATGAATATGTACCGGAAAAAAAGATCTCGCGCACATTTGAAATGGAGAACACACCTTTTGGCATCCAGCTGGAGATCTATGAGTTTGAACCAATCACCGACGAAACCAGCAAGCTCACTATGCACGTGATCTACGAATCGGTTGAACAACGTGACCAGGTGCTGAAGCTGCCTTTTGCGCAAGGCATAAACATGGCCCATAACCGCATTGAAGAAGTGCTGCGTCAATTAAAATAA
- a CDS encoding DoxX family protein, which translates to MNMELTKSKKARRNKIIYWIATLWLSLGMTATGIVQLIQNKDEAALFNGLGYPMYLLIIIGVWKILGVIAVLVPKFPLLKEWAYAGFFFVMSGAVISHLAIHDAPKELFGPLLLIVLTILSWYFRPANRRLIAL; encoded by the coding sequence ATGAACATGGAACTTACAAAAAGCAAAAAAGCAAGAAGGAACAAGATCATTTATTGGATAGCCACCCTCTGGTTGTCATTGGGCATGACGGCAACCGGTATTGTACAACTGATCCAGAATAAAGACGAAGCAGCTTTGTTCAATGGCCTGGGTTACCCTATGTACTTATTGATCATCATCGGTGTTTGGAAGATCCTGGGTGTGATAGCGGTGCTGGTGCCTAAATTTCCATTGCTAAAAGAATGGGCGTATGCCGGCTTTTTCTTTGTTATGAGCGGCGCGGTTATCTCCCATCTGGCCATCCATGATGCGCCCAAAGAATTATTTGGCCCCCTCTTATTGATTGTACTCACCATTTTATCCTGGTATTTCAGACCAGCCAACAGAAGGCTCATCGCACTTTAA
- a CDS encoding YdeI/OmpD-associated family protein codes for MATSIMNPRVDFFFKSVKWHDEYEQLRMIALDSGLKEELKWGCPCYSLDKKNIVLIHGFKDYCAVLFFKGALLKDPKGILIQQTKNVQSARQVRFTNVKEIIKLAPTLKKYIKEAMEAEKAGLKVELKKTTDYAVPEEFQVKLNKMPALKRAFKELTPGRQRAYLFYFSQPKQTKTRESRVEKYLQQILNGKGLDD; via the coding sequence ATGGCAACAAGCATTATGAATCCCCGGGTTGATTTCTTTTTTAAAAGCGTGAAGTGGCACGATGAATATGAACAATTGCGCATGATCGCATTGGACAGCGGGCTCAAGGAAGAATTAAAATGGGGCTGTCCCTGTTACTCGCTCGATAAAAAGAACATCGTGCTCATCCACGGGTTTAAAGATTACTGCGCGGTGCTGTTTTTTAAAGGCGCTTTGTTAAAGGACCCGAAAGGTATCCTGATTCAGCAAACGAAGAATGTACAATCTGCCCGCCAGGTACGTTTTACCAATGTAAAAGAGATCATTAAGCTGGCCCCCACACTGAAAAAATATATAAAAGAGGCCATGGAAGCGGAAAAGGCCGGGTTGAAAGTGGAGCTTAAAAAAACAACCGACTATGCCGTGCCTGAAGAGTTTCAGGTGAAATTAAATAAAATGCCGGCGTTGAAACGGGCATTTAAGGAACTGACGCCCGGACGGCAACGCGCTTATCTCTTTTATTTTTCTCAACCCAAACAAACCAAAACCCGCGAGTCGCGGGTAGAGAAATACCTGCAACAGATCCTTAACGGAAAAGGACTGGATGATTAA